From a single Rosa rugosa chromosome 7, drRosRugo1.1, whole genome shotgun sequence genomic region:
- the LOC133719923 gene encoding pentatricopeptide repeat-containing protein At4g38150-like — MTRKTSKSKSKTKAKANTSEEIETLLEIDNVYDPVPPPYQQGPEPIVVCPNDPKDLAEVYEKVNFYAAGVILSVVKMVEGLSMDGYNLEAAEIGAEVMDKGNMPGVVVFTGIIEEYAKMGRTLDALKAYKRMLASKVTPNSYTYSILIETLAGDADPKFLVVAKKYMLEMMGMGMKPNALTYTAVFKGFAQRGKTEEAKQFLEDMKAKGFEPDEKAVREVLMGRRGPMVRSLFNILFGK, encoded by the coding sequence ATGACAAGAAAAACCTCTAAATCCAAGAGCAAGACTAAGGCGAAGGCTAACACTTCCGAGGAAATAGAGACTTTATTAGAGATTGACAATGTCTACGACCCGGTTCCTCCTCCTTACCAACAGGGCCCCGAGCCCATTGTGGTCTGCCCAAATGACCCCAAGGACTTGGCAGAAGTCTACGAGAAGGTGAACTTCTATGCCGCCGGCGTTATCTTGAGTGTTGTGAAGATGGTTGAGGGTCTGTCGATGGATGGCTACAACCTTGAGGCTGCGGAGATTGGGGCTGAGGTCATGGACAAGGGTAACATGCCTGGGGTGGTGGTCTTCACCGGCATCATTGAGGAGTATGCGAAAATGGGCAGGACCTTGGATGCTCTCAAGGCATACAAGAGGATGTTGGCCTCTAAGGTCACACCCAATTCTTACACTTACAGTATTCTAATTGAGACTCTGGCCGGAGACGCTGATCCgaagttccttgttgttgctaAGAAGTACATGCTGGAGATGATGGGGATGGGAATGAAGCCCAATGCATTGACTTATACTGCGGTGTTTAAGGGGTTTGCGCAGCGGGGGAAGACAGAGGAGGCGAAGCAGTTCCTGGAGGACATGAAAGCCAAGGGGTTTGAGCCGGACGAGAAGGCTGTAAGGGAGGTTCTTATGGGAAGAAGGGGACCTATGGTTAGAAGCCTCTTCAACATCCTCTTTGGCAAGTAA